Proteins from a genomic interval of Amycolatopsis sp. cg13:
- a CDS encoding methyltransferase domain-containing protein, whose amino-acid sequence MTLVEHYDTETTENTRLLRSPHGRLEFRRTQELVRRAISGPGKRVLDVGGATGVHARWLAADGHSVHVVDPVAGHVAEAARIEGVTAEVGDARALTWPDNSADVVLLMGPLYHLTEFDDRAQAIAEARRVLRPGGLLFAAAISRYLSVMETGTNGQLTEQLTPSVEAVLDTGRYDGHVGFVPAHFHTADELHRELETAGLSEISVYGVEGPAWPALDVAGIDEFDARAEAALRCARLVEQDPLLINASAHFLAVAVN is encoded by the coding sequence ATGACTCTGGTTGAGCATTACGACACCGAAACCACTGAGAACACCCGGCTTCTCCGCTCGCCGCATGGCAGGCTGGAATTCCGGCGCACGCAGGAGTTGGTGCGCAGGGCGATATCGGGGCCTGGCAAGAGAGTGCTCGACGTCGGCGGGGCGACCGGCGTGCACGCCCGATGGCTTGCCGCGGACGGACATTCGGTGCACGTAGTCGATCCGGTGGCCGGTCATGTCGCGGAGGCGGCGCGCATCGAAGGCGTTACAGCGGAAGTCGGCGATGCGCGAGCTTTGACTTGGCCCGACAACAGCGCGGATGTCGTGCTGTTAATGGGCCCGCTCTATCATCTGACCGAATTCGATGACCGTGCGCAGGCGATTGCGGAAGCCCGGCGCGTGCTTCGGCCTGGCGGATTGCTATTCGCCGCCGCGATCAGCCGTTACCTCTCGGTCATGGAAACCGGGACAAACGGCCAGCTCACCGAGCAGCTAACACCGTCGGTGGAAGCTGTTCTCGACACCGGACGCTACGACGGTCACGTCGGTTTCGTTCCCGCGCATTTCCACACCGCGGACGAGCTCCACCGCGAGCTGGAAACCGCTGGCCTGTCGGAGATTTCGGTGTACGGCGTGGAAGGCCCGGCCTGGCCAGCGCTGGACGTGGCCGGTATCGACGAGTTCGACGCACGCGCGGAAGCGGCCCTTCGATGCGCCCGTCTGGTCGAGCAAGATCCGCTCCTGATCAACGCCAGCGCGCATTTCCTGGCGGTGGCTGTCAACTAG
- a CDS encoding helix-turn-helix domain-containing protein — protein sequence MQDVEVIEDPAVAAAALDPVRARLLAALTEPASAAALAAKVGLTRQKVNYHLRALASHGLVEPAGTRQWGGLTERLFAATAGAYLVSPAALGAAGSASVKPDRLSVSYLLAVAGRTLREVAGLARRAARAGKPLSTLTLDTEIAFASARDRSAFTDELTTLVTDLVSRYHNESAPNARLHRLVVTAHPKPAE from the coding sequence ATGCAGGACGTCGAAGTGATCGAGGACCCCGCCGTCGCGGCGGCCGCGCTGGACCCGGTGCGCGCCCGCCTGCTGGCCGCGCTGACCGAACCGGCGTCCGCCGCGGCGCTGGCCGCCAAAGTGGGCCTGACCAGGCAAAAGGTCAATTACCACCTGCGCGCGCTCGCATCGCACGGCCTCGTCGAACCCGCCGGAACCCGGCAGTGGGGCGGCCTCACCGAACGGCTTTTCGCCGCCACCGCCGGCGCCTACCTGGTCTCCCCCGCCGCACTCGGCGCGGCCGGTTCCGCCAGCGTGAAGCCAGACCGCCTGTCGGTGAGCTACCTGCTGGCCGTCGCTGGCCGCACCCTGCGCGAGGTCGCCGGTCTGGCCCGGCGCGCGGCCCGCGCGGGCAAACCGCTCTCGACGCTGACCCTGGACACGGAAATCGCCTTCGCCTCCGCCCGCGACCGTTCGGCGTTCACCGACGAGCTGACCACCCTCGTGACCGACCTCGTGTCCCGCTACCACAACGAATCCGCCCCCAACGCGCGCCTGCACCGGCTCGTCGTCACCGCGCATCCCAAGCCCGCCGAGTAG